The genomic region TTTATCGATATGGTACAGGCCAGTCGGGAGAACAACACCGCCGTTGAGTAATCAACCAATTCTTTTAACTAAAATTTATCATATTGTACATAGGAATGCATGCCACATGGGACGTTTACAACTGCGATGCGAACAAGCTCTCATTTGTGCCCCATATCAAAAAGACCCTTCATGCGATAACCGCTACTTTAGGGTTAGAGGAAATAAACGAGGCCTTTAAACAGTTTGAACCGATCGGCGTTACCGGATTTATTTTATTGGCAGAAAGCCATATCAGTATTCATACCTGGCCAGAACATAATTACGCTGCCGTGGATGTTTTTTCCTGTAAACCTTTTGATGTTGGTATTGTCACCAAAGCTTTGAAGGTACTTTTGGCATCTGATGAGGTAAAGGCCAATGTTCTTGAAAGGGGAAAGTTGAGCGTCGCCAAAAAAACATCGTTACCACCTAAATAATAAAATGCGACATAAATTCGCAATCATCGGTAATTATTAAATTTTCTTGGGTCCTCAGATTGAGTGCCGAAGGCTTATCGGTATAAAAAATCCCGGTTTGGTAATAATATTCCTCCCTATCTTGCTCCAAAGGATGAAACCTTTGATACACTCTATCTTGATGTGCATAGTCACCTTTTGACAAAGTAGTCTCTTTGCCCTTGATTTCTATATTCTCGCCCAATCGCCCATAATGGGGTTTGGTCACAAATTCTTGTAACAAAGGTTTTTCTATAAAAGTTTCCGCAATGTAATCGTTGGGAAAATGTCTCGTAATATAGGCCAAGAATTTTTTATTCTGCCATAGGGCTGCATACGCGGGGTTTAAAACAGTGCACAAATCTTTGCGAATGATTGCGGATAGATCTTTGGCCAGTTGGGGTTCATCGGTAAACATCCAATCCCAGGGTATCATTTTAAACCATATGTCGGCAATTTGATATTCCCCATTAATTTCATAAAGTATGCCTTCTTCATGCGAGAAAATCACCTCTTCAAGGTTAACGTAGAAAGATTTAAATCCGTTTTCATGGCCGATATCCAAAATTGTGTTCACGTTAAGGATATCCTCTTTATACCCAAAGGAAGAGCCCAAAATAAAGGGTTCGTCGTGTGAAATTTTATGCTTCAACTTGAGCAAAATTTCCCCTATATCATGAGATAGATTGTTGAATTGGGAATTGCCCAAGGGTAACTGCTGATGCTGTAGATCTTGCCAAAGAACCGTTTCGGGCAGCGTGCTACAAGTATCGGCATTGAACTCTATAATTTTAGCGTCATTGTTTTTTAATCCGCCGTTTACATCAAACCTACCCAGTAAAAAAGGGTGTTTGTCCCTATTGTTCCAGCTATGGTAAATACATTCTTCGAAAAAAGGAGGTATTGAAAATTCATTCAATCTTTTTTCATCCAATATTTTTTGGGTAGCTTTTTCAAAAAGCAAAAAAGCTTCGGTACAAATGCGTTGAAAATTCTCTATCTGAAACCTATGGATGCCCAGAAGTTCTTCGGAAAAGTAATCTTGCTTAAGATACCAATGCAATTGGTGGGGCAACTGTTTCTTTTTAAGTCGTTTTACTTCTTTGAACCGACTATCCTCCAAACGATCTAAACGACTTCCCTGAACCATAACCTTTTGATGAAGCTCCAGGTACTTTGATTTTTCTGGAAGTTGCTGTACTTTTTAAATCGTTTTTAAGTCCGGTCGACTTGTTATAAGCTGTAGCGTCTTTATAATAGCTGCTGTTCGGGGTAACGTTGCCCAGCCTTCTATTAAAATATGAAGCCGCTAAGGAGTAGTATAAAATATTGCGTAGGCCGGATCTTTGGTATTTGGCCTCGTCCGAACCGCTATCAATTTTAGCCAAAGAAAGTGTATCTACCGTACCTTCCAAAGTATGTACTATGGCTATGGACTTTTCCTTTTCGTCGATTATGCGCTCATCAATGATTTTATAGTCGTCTCCAGGTTCAATTTCCTCGACTTCAGTGACCGTTCCCTTGGTGGCTTCGTATACCGTTTTGTCTTGTGCATCTTTGATTCTAGGACTGCCATCCCCGCCGCAACTGGAAACCAAAATACATCCTGATACCGCACTGGCCAACATTATTTTTCTGGAAAATGCAAAGCCGTTTACTGATTTTTTATTCATCTTTGGATAGATTGTTTTGCTTTAACGTTATCAAACCTAAATAAATTATATGAGAAAGAAAATTCTTTTGTCTTTTGCCGTCTTCGTTGCTGGCCTTTGTTCTATTGTTTATGAACTTTTGGTCAGTACAACGGCTACCTATTTTTTGGGCGACGGGGTAAGACAATTTTCTATTATAATCGGAATTTACTTATTTTCTATGGGAATTGGTGCATTTTTGTCCAAGTTTTTAACTAAAATGCCGCTACGCTTTTTTGTGCATATTGAGTTTTTGTTGGGATTGATCGGTGGTATATCGGTGCCTTTGTTATATTTTTTGTTCGTAAACGTAAATTCAATCACGCTACAGATTTTATGTTTGGTGATTATATTCATCATAGGTCTACTTACGGGTATGGAAGTTCCCTTGCTCACCTTTGCCTCAAACGAGGTGGATTTTAAAAATAATCTTTCCAATGTACTTTCATTGGATTATATAGGAGGCTTATTGGCCACTTTGCTTTTCCCTTTTATTCTATTGCCTTTTGTTGGGCTTTTTTATTCGTCGTTGATATTCGGGATTTTTAATATAGTATTGGGGTTGGTATTGAACCATTTTTTCTTGAAAAAATCCAAAAAGACCCTGTTTTTGGGGCTACTGTCAATGACGGTACTTTTCGCGATCGTATTTTCTGGTGGAAGACTTTTAAAGATATGGGACGACGCCATTTACAAAAACCCAATTGTACTCAATACCCAAACGCCCTATCAAAAAATTGTGGTAACCAAAAAACAAGAGGATATCAGATTGTATTTGAACAGGGTAATACAATTTTCTTCGGCGGATGAATATAGATACCACGAACCCTTGGTTCATGTACCGTTAACGTTGCATAAAAACCCTAAATCGGTTTTAATTTTGGGGGGTGGGGAAAATTTGGCCAGCAGAGAAGTACTAAAATACCCGAGTGTCGAGAAAATTGATGTGGTAGATATTGACAGTACCATGTTTCATCTGGCGAAGAACAACTCCTTTTTTAAGGAAATTAACCAGGGCGCCGCATTAAACAAAAGGGTTAATTTAATTACCGAGGATGCTTTCACGTTTTTATATAATTATCCCAATTCGTATGATGTTATCATAGCCGATTTGCCCGATCCGGTAAATGAAGCCATTGCACGGTTGTACAGCAGACAGTTTTTTTTATTGGCAAAGGCCAAATTGAAAGAGGATGGTCTTTTTGTGACACAATCCGGTGAAATTTATTTTTCAAATTCGGTCTTTAGCTGTATAAACAACACATTGAAAGATGTATTTGAATACAAGCTTCCGTATCACAATTACATACCTTCTTTTGGCGATTGGGGTTTTGTATTGGCCAGTAGAAACCCTATCGATATAACAGTTAAAAAAAGAAACCTTCCTCAAAATCTACAATTTTTGACCGATGAACAATATCAAATGGCTTTTCTTTTTCCAAAGGATATTGAAATTGCACAAACCCAAAAAAATACTTTGGACAGCCCCGTGATACTCAACTATTTTTTGGAGGATTGGAACAAATGGAAAACCGATTTACAATCAGGTACCAAATAAAAAAAATCATCTTGCTAGTAAGATGATTTTTTGAATGTTCGTTTTTTGATGTTTTTAAGGTTACCCTTTGGAAATATCTCCAGAACCAGATGTCTTGGTATCTATCTTTTCCGGATTGCCCCTGTAACTAATATCCCCTGAGCCAGATACCCGAGCCTTTAAGACCTTGTTTACCGTTACTTGGATATCTGCTGAACCGGATACACTGGCGGTCACGTTATCAGCCTCTAAACCATAAGCTTCTACATCGCCAGAGCCTGATATGCTCACGTCAAAATCTTTCGTGCTACCGGCAAAATCCATATCTCCCGAACCCGACATCGATACCGATAGGTAATCTGTCTCAACATCCATTGTAAGGTTGCCCGAGCCGGACATACTTGTCTTTAATCGCTCAGATCGTATGATCGTCTTTCCAACGATATCCCCAGAACCAGAAATGGCTATCCCCTCAATACTTTCTACAGGCACCGTGACCTTGATACCACTTTTCCAGTTTGAAGGTTTTAGATTGACCCCTTTTTCGGTTTTAATAACAAGTTTTCCGTTTTTTACTTCTGTTTTAATGTACTCCAAAAGATTTTCCTCGCCCCGTAATGTAATTTCCCCTTCATTGCCTGATACCAAATCTACATCAAACCAGCCTGAAAGCGATATAGATTCATAATCGCCGATAGACCTTTCTATGGTTTTCATATTTCCGTTTCCTTTGATACGTTTTCCCCATTGGGCAGTGGCCGACAGTGTAAACAATAGTATTAGGGCAAGTGATGTTGATTTTTTCATGATGTGTTTAGTTTATCGTTTTTTTTAATTTTTACTTGTTGATTGAATTTTATTGAAGGATACCCCACCATAATCACTGGTAATATAAACCATATTGCCACTATTGGAAGAGCCATGATAGCCTTTATAATACTTTTCGGTTGACTTCTCATTGCTGATACTGATTTCAAAATCGTCCTTACCACTAACACCTGCATACTCTGTATTGATTTCAAAGTCAAAGTGATACTCAGGGGCATACCCTATTTTTACGCCAGTGTAATCGGTACGTATTTGTAAGTTACCGGCATCCTCAGCCATTTCCTTTATGCGTATAGACCCATAATCTGCGGTCAAATTTACATTGCCGTGCAGTGTACCCAATTTAACGTTTATGTACTGCCCATTTCCTTGAACGTTCTGCGCCTCGCCTATTTCCATATTGCCATAATCGCTAGTGTATTGTAGGTTTTTCATGGTCACTACGGTAGAATTGGTATAATCTGCCTTGATCATAAGGTCACCTGCTTTCTCGATGGTAAAACCCGAATAATCTGCCCTGATCTCACCACTGTTTATATAACCTATACTGGATTTTGAAGTGTAGTCGAATTTCAATTGATTGTTACGCCCCCTAAGTTCACCAATTTCTAACCTGCCGTAATCACAGTTTATCTTGGCATGCCCATCAACCCTGTCCAAAACAATGTTGCCATAGTCATTGTTCAGATGAACGCTATTTTTTACAGGTAATTTTATGGTATAGTTTATCTGCATGTTCACATTGTTATTGTTGCCCCAGTTCCAATCCCAACCGTTTTTCTTTTTGTTGAAAACGGTACGTGCCGAGACTACGCTACTGCTAGCTTCAAAATCTATGGTGATTTCGTCTAGTTTTTGCTTTACTTTTTCTTCGTTGTTGCCATTGGTCTTTACATGTACTTCTATGACGATTTTATCCTCGTTCCAAGATGTTATATTTAGATTGCCGTAACTGTTTTTAACCTTTAAAAGGGCATCTGAATTAACATCGTACTCTTTTTTTATTGTTTTTTCTTTAGTGTGTTTTCCTCTGGGTTTGCCATCATGCGCCAAAAGCACAATAGGGAGTACCAAAAGTAACACCGTTACATATTTACATAGTATAGTTCGCATCATCGTAGTTTTTTAGATTTTTAATAGTTTCAATTTTATTGAGTACGTCCCGCAACAGGTCTATCCTTGTTTGAAAATTCGTTATCATCGCGCTAAGTATCATCTTGCTGTTACCGCCGTTCAAAAGGTCTTTTTCAAGTTGATTGTAATCGGTCTTTAATTTTTGTAACTGTTGCATGGTATCATCCACCATCTTTTTGGTTTGCGGGGTGCTTTCACTTTCTAGTTTTTTTATTTGTTCTTCTATTAAGCTGGCAAAGTAATACTCTGTATTGGACACTTCGGGCGATATTTCCGCAACTTGTTCTTCAATGCTGGGTCTGCTTTGGTAAACACCTATGCCTATACAGCATAACAATGCTATTGAAGCCGCAATTGAAAGTGGTTTCCACCAAGGCTTACGTTTCTTTTCAAGGGATGCTACTCCTTTAGAGGCGTTTAGTTTGTCCAAAAACCTTTGCTGGTGCCCCATCGCCGGCTCAAGCGTATCGAACGTACCTTCTAGGTTTTTGAATAGGGTTTCAATATTTTCTTCTTTTTTATTCATAATCAGGCCATTACCAATTTTTTTCGTAAACTTTCTTTCGCTCTGGAAATCGTTGTTCTACAATTTGCATAGCTTATGTTCATGATATCGCTTATTTCTTCATAATCATACCCTTCTATTAAATGTAAGGTCAAAGAAACTCTGTAATTGTCCTTCAAATTCTTCATGGTTTCCATTACTTTTTGAGCCTTTAGTTCTGTGATTCCATGATCTGAAGCAACTACATCATCATCTTCGACCTTGTACATTATGTCATCCAGACCAACTTCATTTTGCTTTTGCTTTTTACGATAGTGATATATACTGTTGTTTATCACGATACGTTTTAGCCAAGCTCCGAAAGTAACCTCTCCTTTGAATGATTGCAGTTTTGTAAACGCGTTCAAAAACGATTCCTGCATAACATCCTCTGCTTCGGCACTGTCCTTTACAATTCGCACGGCCGTGTTGTACATGGCCTTGTAATAGCGGTTGTAAATTTCCAATTGTGCACTTTGTTTTCCGTCCAGGCACAATTGTAATAATGCGTTGGTATGTTCTTTTTTGTGGCTCAAAAAATGAATGGTTTGTTATAGAGATGTTTGCTTTTTGAGATTGTTACAGTTTTTTCACTTTTTTTTTCGATTGGCATGAGAATTGCCCATAAGGTAGGTAATAAAAGAGATTGCTAAATAGCGTACACCTTGTATTAAGGGTTTTGAAGAAAATATAGTCTAATTAAAAATGAAGGGATTCTGTAATTTACGTGACAGAATGACCGAAATATACATATGGGAAATTCGAAGTTTGAAAATTTTGACAATATGTCTTTGCAAGGGATTGATGAGGATTCTGAGTTGATTCCGTTATTGACACCTGAAGATGAGGAAGAAATGAACAATGAGGGGCTGCCGGAAACACTGCCTATTTTGCCGTTACGCAATACGGTGTTGTTCCCAGGTGTTGTAATACCGATAACGGCCGGGAGGGATAAGTCCATCAACCTGATAAAAGACGCGAACAAAGGCTCCAAGGTTATCGGTGTAGTTTCACAAAAGGATGAAAGCACCGAAAACCCGAGTGTAAAAGATATCAACACTTTAGGTACAGTGGCACGTATATTACGTGTATTGAAAATGCCAGACGGCAATACCACGGTAATCATACAGGGAAAAAAACGGTTTGAGGTTGCCGAAATACTTACCGAGAAACCCTATATGACCGCAACGGTACGCGAGGCTAACGAGAGCAGGCCAGATAAAGCCAATAAGGAATTTTTAGCCATAATCGATTCCATTAAAGAATTGGCGTTACGTATTATCCGTAACAATCCCAATATTCCGAGCGATGCTTCCTTTGCTATCAAGAATATCCAGAGTAATTCTTTTTTGATAAATTTTGTATCCTCCAATCTTAATTTGGACGTAAAGGACAAGCAAGAACTTTTGGAAATTCCAGATCTGCAGGAGAGAGCTCTAGCGACCCTGAAGTATATGAACGTTGAACTTCAAAAACTAGAATTGAAGAACGACATTCAGTCCAAGGTACGTAGTGATATGGACCAACAACAGCGGGAGTACTTTTTGCACCAACAAATGAAGACCATTCAGGAAGAATTGGGCGGTGTATCTTATGATGAGGAGTTGGAAGAGATGCGAAAAAGGGCAAAATCAAAAAAATGGGACGAGAAGGTTGCGACACATTTTGATAAGGAACTGGCCAAAATGCAACGCATGAACCCGCAAGTGGCAGAATACTCCATTCAAAGAAACTATTTGGATTTATTTTTGGATTTACCCTGGAACGAATTTTCCAAGGATAAATTTGATTTAGAACGTGCGGAGAAAATTTTGGATCGCGACCATTACGGTTTGGAAGATGTAAAAAAGCGTATTATCGAATACTTGGCCGTATTGAAGCTAAGGAATGATATGAAGTCACCCATTTTATGCCTATATGGCCCCCCAGGGGTAGGTAAGACCTCTTTGGGGAAATCTGTTGCAGAAGCACTGGGAAGGGAGTATGTACGCATCTCGCTGGGAGGATTGCGAGACGAAGCCGAAATACGGGGGCACCGAAAAACATATATTGGCGCAATGCCGGGTAGAATTGTACAGAGCTTAAAAAAGGCAGGGACATCCAATCCGGTATTTATCTTGGACGAAATAGACAAACTGTCCAATAGCCATCAAGGCGATCCCTCTTCTGCAATGTTGGAAGTCTTGGACCCGGAACAAAATAGTGAGTTTTACGATAATTTTTTGGAAATGGGGTATGACCTCTCCAAAGTCATGTTCATCGCCACCGCAAATAACCTGGGAACCATTCAGCCCGCCTTGCGCGACCGTATGGAGATAATCAATGTTACTGGGTATACCATCGAGGAAAAAGTTGAAATCGCCAAACGCCATCTTTTGCCAAAGCAATTGAAAGAACATGGCCTTTCTGCAAAGCACCTAAAAATAGGAAAGCCCCAATTGGAAAAAATCGTGGAAGGGTACACGCGCGAATCCGGAGTGCGTTCCCTTGAAAAACAGATTGCCAAAATGGTACGGTATGCCGCAAAATCAATCGCTACAGAAGAAGATTACAACATTAAGATCAGCACCGCCGATGTTGAGAAAATATTGGGACCAGCCCGTTTGGAGCGCAACAAGTATGAAAACAATGAGGTTGCAGGTGTGGTAACGGGATTGGCATGGACAAGTGTCGGGGGCGATATTTTGTTCATAGAATCCATTCTTTCCAAAGGAAAAGGAACTTTGAACATTACAGGAAACCTAGGTAAGGTCATGAAAGAATCGGCGACTATTGCCATGGAATATATTAAATCCAATGCCGATACTTTCGGAATCAACTCCGAAGTCTTCGATAAATACAACGTACACATTCATGTTCCGGAAGGGGCGACACCAAAAGATGGGCCAAGTGCCGGTATCACTATGTTGACCTCTTTGGTATCTTTGTTTACACAGCGTAAAATCAAAAAGAGTCTGGCAATGACAGGCGAAATTACCCTGCGGGGAAAAGTATTGCCCGTTGGTGGAATCAAGGAAAAGATATTAGCGGCCAAACGTGCCAGAATCAAAGAAATAATCCTATGCGAGGAAAATAAAAGGGATATCCTTGAAATTAAGGAAGAGTATCTTAAAGGATTGACCTTTCATTATGTTACCGATATGAGTGAAGTCATAGATTTAGCGATAACAAAAGGAAAAGTCAAGAATGCAAAAAAACTGTAAATAGTTTTATAAGACAATCAAGTTGATTTTTGAAGTTAGCCGAAAAGCTTGGTAAGTGCTTTACGCTGTTCAAGTTTCATTATCTTTATGTCATGAATAATATAACCATAGCCATAGACGGATACTCCTCAACGGGAAAAAGTACGATTTCCAAACAACTGGCAAAGGCTTTGGGTTATATTTACGTGGATACGGGCGCTATGTATCGTGCCGTAACACTTTTCGCTATGCAAAACGATGTTCTTGCCGATACACAAAATCTTATTGGACTTCTTCCTGAAATTGAGTTGAAATTTGTGTACAATGATGATTTGGGCTACGCAGAAATGTACCTCAACGGTAAAAATGTTGAAAAAGAGATTAGGTCATTGGAGGTTTCTAGACAGGTAAGCAAAGTTGCCGCAATAAAAGCCGTAAGAAAAAAACTGGTCGATTTACAGCAGGCAATGGGGAAAGAAAAAGGAATCGTGATGGATGGCAGGGATATCGGGACCGTTGTTTTTCCTGATGCCGAGCTTAAAATTTTTATGACCGCTTCGCCAGAAACACGGGCTGCGAGACGATATAAAGAGCTGTTGGACAAAGGAGAGAAAGTGCTGTACGCCGATGTGCTTAAAAATGTACAGGAGCGTGATTATATCGATTCCCATCGTGAAGTTTCTCCGTTACGCAAGGCCAAAGATGCTATTGAATTTGATAATAGCGATATGGGCTTAAAGGAACAGCTTGAAAGAATTCACAATTATGCACTTCGGATTATTGAAAAAAGCAATAAAAAATACCGTTGAACATCATATTCAACGGTATTTTAATTCTGTGTATTGGTTACTGGCTATGGGTTCGGAATAACCAAAACCTGATCGGGATGAATCACATCCGGATTTTTTAATATATTGGTATTCGCTTCGAAAATTTGCTTGTACTTCATGGCATCACCATAATAGTGCTTAGCAATTTTACTTAAAGATTCCCCGCTGGTAACCGTGTGCCTGTGATAAACCGAATCATCGGCAACGGTAATATTTGCCTTTACATCTGAAGCATTCTCGCCGCCCAACTGCTTTATTTTGTCCCAAAGCAAGTCCTTTTCATAAGGTGTATTGGCTTGCCCTTTTATTTTGAGAACGCCACCTTCTTCAGTAACGTTTCCATCCTTGATACCTAATTGTTGCCCAAGGTCCAAGACTCCTTGATATTTTGCTTTAACGCTCATAAGATTAATTTAATGGTTAATAATTATATGCTCAATATAGTAAATAAACAGAGGACTCTTGCGAATAACAGTGAAATTATTGGAAGAGATCGTTATCTAATTAGGTTTTAGGGTTTGTAAAACAGGAATTTAGTTGTATTTTTGCACACCTTTTTAGCAAATAATCAAGAGAAAAAGGGATACAAAAAACAAAAACATGCTTCCATAGGTATTGTTGGCTCTTGTAACACTATGGAATACAAATTATTTATCAGCAAATGGCTGAAGAAAAAACAACGGCTGAAGTAGAAGAAACTACGCAAGCCACAGAAACTATAGTTGAGACTCCTAAACAAGACCCAAAAGAATTTTTGGAAAACTTCAATTGGGAAAAATACGAAGAAGGTATTGAGCGTGTAGACGATTCCAAATTGGAGGAGTTTGAAAAGTTGGTAGCCGAAAATTTCGTTGATACCGCCGATGAGGAAGTGGTGACCGGTACTGTCGTTCATATGACGGACAGAGAGGCTATCATTGACATCAATGCAAAATCAGAAGGTGTTATTTCCCTTAATGAATTTCGTTATAACCCCGATTTAAAGGTTGGCGATAAAGTTGAGGTTTTGATAGATATCCGTGAGGATAAAAGTGGTCAATTGGTACTGTCGCATAGAAAGGCAAGAACCATTATGGCCTGGGACAGGGTCAATGCCGCCCATGATAAAGAAGAAATCGTTACTGGTTTTGTAAAATGCAGAACCAAAGGTGGTATGATCGTAGATGTATTTGGTATTGAGGCTTTCTTGCCAGGTTCGCAAATAGACGTAAAACCAATTCGTGATTACGATCAGTACGTAAATAAAACAATGGAATTCAAGGTGGTCAAGATCAACCATGAGTTCAAAAACGTTGTTGTTTCCCATAAGGCACTTATCGAGGCCGATATCGAGGAGCAAAAGAAAGAAATCATTGGCCAGTTGGAAAAAGGTCAGGTTTTGGAAGGTGTGGTAAAAAACATTACATCTTACGGTGTCTTTATAGATTTGGGCGGTGTAGATGGTTTGGTACATATTACCGACCTTTCTTGGAGCCGTATCAATCACCCGAACGAGGTCGTGGAATTGGATCAGAAACTAAATGTGGTTATCCTTGATTTTGATGATAATAAATCGAGAATCCAGTTAGGTCTTAAGCAATTGGAGAAACATCCATGGGATGCTTTGAGCGATGAGCTCAAAATTGGTGACAAGGTAAAAGGTAAGGTAGTGGTTATTGCCGACTACGGTGCATTTATTGAAGTTGCCGAAGGTGTTGAAGGATTGATCCACGTTTCGGAAATGTCGTGGTCAACACATTTACGTTCCGCTCAGGATTTCGTAAAAGTTGGTGACGAATTAGAAGCCGTGATATTGACTTTAGATCGTGAAGACCGTAAAATGTCTCTCGGTATCAAGCAGTTGACGCCAGACCCATGGACGGATATCACCACTAAATACCCTGTAGGTTCCAGACATAAGGGCATTGTGAGAAACTTTACGAACTTTGGCGTTTTTGTAGAGTTGGAAGAAGGTATAGATGGTTTGATTTATATATCTGACTTATCATGGACCAAGAAAATAAAGCACCCATCCGAGTTTACCGCCGTTGGCGAAACTCTGGAGGTTGAAGTATTGGAACTTGATGTTGATGGCCGTAAGCTAAGTTTGGGCCATAAACAGACTACTGAGAATCCTTGGGATAAGTATGAAACCGAATTTGCGGAAGGTACCGTTCACAAAGCAGCGATTACCGATATCGTAGATAAAGGCGCTACGATTGATTTTAATGATGACATTACCGCTTTTGTACCACAACGCCATTTAGAAAAAGAAGATGGTAAAAAAATCGGTAAAGGTGAAGAAGCGGAATTCAAGATCATTGAGTTCAACAAAGAATTCAAAAGAGTTGTTGCCAGTCATACCGCAATCTTTAGGGAAGAAGAGCAACGCAATGTAAAAGCCGCTGCCAAAAGGCAAGCTGCCAGTGCTGAAGAAGCCAAGCCTACTTTAGGTGACGCTAACGAAGCACTACAAGCGTTGAAAGATAAAATGGAAGGGAAGAAATAAACTTTCCGTTTACATATTTTAAAGCCTCGATAGTGTTATCGGGGCTTTTTTTGTTGTGCCATTTTCATTTATTTATTGCATTTTTATGCCTATTTTTGTTTATTAAAGGCTTTGTACATCCAACCTATGAGTCAAAAAGTACTGCTATCCTCCAAAGAGATACACATCATACTTCACCGTTTGGCCTGTCAGCTTTTAGAAAATCATTTAGATTTCAAAGACACGGTTCTTATCGGCATTCAACCCAGGGGTATTTTTCTTGCTGAAAGATTGACCAAAATATTGAAAGAGGAATATGGTGTTAAAGAAATAAAGCTTGGTTTTTTGGATATCACTTTTTTTAGGGATGATTTTAGAAGAGGTGACAAGACTTTGGAAGCTACCAAAACACAGATCAATTTTTTGGTCGAGGACAAAAAGGTGGTCCTCATTGATGATGTACTCTACACCGGCAGAAGTATTAATGCTGCCCTAACGGCGATACAATCTTTTGGCAGACCATTGGAAGTAGAATTATTGACCCTTATTGATAGGAGATTCAGTAGGCACCTGCCCATACAGCCCAATTACAGGGGAAGACAGGTTGATGCCATAAATGACGAGAAAGTAAAGGTAATGTGGAAGGAGAATGATGGTAAGGACATTATATATCTGATCAATAAATAAATAAGAATGAGCGAACTGAGTGTAAAGCACTTACTGGGAATTAAGTATCTTAACGAAAAAGATATCCAACTCATTTTTGAAACTGCCGACCATTTTAAAGAAGTTATCAACCGTTCCATAAAAAAAGTACCCTCATTACGGGACATCACTATTGCCAACATCTTTTTTGAAAACAGTACTCGCACGAAATTGTCTTTTGAGTTGGCCGAAAAACGGTTGTCCGCAGATGTTATCAATTTTTCCGCATCGCAATCTTCTGTAAAAAAGGGCGAAACGTTGATCGATACCGTAAACAATATCCTTTCCATGAAGGTAGATA from Costertonia aggregata harbors:
- the lon gene encoding endopeptidase La; the protein is MGNSKFENFDNMSLQGIDEDSELIPLLTPEDEEEMNNEGLPETLPILPLRNTVLFPGVVIPITAGRDKSINLIKDANKGSKVIGVVSQKDESTENPSVKDINTLGTVARILRVLKMPDGNTTVIIQGKKRFEVAEILTEKPYMTATVREANESRPDKANKEFLAIIDSIKELALRIIRNNPNIPSDASFAIKNIQSNSFLINFVSSNLNLDVKDKQELLEIPDLQERALATLKYMNVELQKLELKNDIQSKVRSDMDQQQREYFLHQQMKTIQEELGGVSYDEELEEMRKRAKSKKWDEKVATHFDKELAKMQRMNPQVAEYSIQRNYLDLFLDLPWNEFSKDKFDLERAEKILDRDHYGLEDVKKRIIEYLAVLKLRNDMKSPILCLYGPPGVGKTSLGKSVAEALGREYVRISLGGLRDEAEIRGHRKTYIGAMPGRIVQSLKKAGTSNPVFILDEIDKLSNSHQGDPSSAMLEVLDPEQNSEFYDNFLEMGYDLSKVMFIATANNLGTIQPALRDRMEIINVTGYTIEEKVEIAKRHLLPKQLKEHGLSAKHLKIGKPQLEKIVEGYTRESGVRSLEKQIAKMVRYAAKSIATEEDYNIKISTADVEKILGPARLERNKYENNEVAGVVTGLAWTSVGGDILFIESILSKGKGTLNITGNLGKVMKESATIAMEYIKSNADTFGINSEVFDKYNVHIHVPEGATPKDGPSAGITMLTSLVSLFTQRKIKKSLAMTGEITLRGKVLPVGGIKEKILAAKRARIKEIILCEENKRDILEIKEEYLKGLTFHYVTDMSEVIDLAITKGKVKNAKKL
- the cmk gene encoding (d)CMP kinase, yielding MNNITIAIDGYSSTGKSTISKQLAKALGYIYVDTGAMYRAVTLFAMQNDVLADTQNLIGLLPEIELKFVYNDDLGYAEMYLNGKNVEKEIRSLEVSRQVSKVAAIKAVRKKLVDLQQAMGKEKGIVMDGRDIGTVVFPDAELKIFMTASPETRAARRYKELLDKGEKVLYADVLKNVQERDYIDSHREVSPLRKAKDAIEFDNSDMGLKEQLERIHNYALRIIEKSNKKYR
- a CDS encoding LysM peptidoglycan-binding domain-containing protein, whose amino-acid sequence is MSVKAKYQGVLDLGQQLGIKDGNVTEEGGVLKIKGQANTPYEKDLLWDKIKQLGGENASDVKANITVADDSVYHRHTVTSGESLSKIAKHYYGDAMKYKQIFEANTNILKNPDVIHPDQVLVIPNP
- the rpsA gene encoding 30S ribosomal protein S1 — protein: MAEEKTTAEVEETTQATETIVETPKQDPKEFLENFNWEKYEEGIERVDDSKLEEFEKLVAENFVDTADEEVVTGTVVHMTDREAIIDINAKSEGVISLNEFRYNPDLKVGDKVEVLIDIREDKSGQLVLSHRKARTIMAWDRVNAAHDKEEIVTGFVKCRTKGGMIVDVFGIEAFLPGSQIDVKPIRDYDQYVNKTMEFKVVKINHEFKNVVVSHKALIEADIEEQKKEIIGQLEKGQVLEGVVKNITSYGVFIDLGGVDGLVHITDLSWSRINHPNEVVELDQKLNVVILDFDDNKSRIQLGLKQLEKHPWDALSDELKIGDKVKGKVVVIADYGAFIEVAEGVEGLIHVSEMSWSTHLRSAQDFVKVGDELEAVILTLDREDRKMSLGIKQLTPDPWTDITTKYPVGSRHKGIVRNFTNFGVFVELEEGIDGLIYISDLSWTKKIKHPSEFTAVGETLEVEVLELDVDGRKLSLGHKQTTENPWDKYETEFAEGTVHKAAITDIVDKGATIDFNDDITAFVPQRHLEKEDGKKIGKGEEAEFKIIEFNKEFKRVVASHTAIFREEEQRNVKAAAKRQAASAEEAKPTLGDANEALQALKDKMEGKK
- the pyrR gene encoding bifunctional pyr operon transcriptional regulator/uracil phosphoribosyltransferase PyrR, translated to MSQKVLLSSKEIHIILHRLACQLLENHLDFKDTVLIGIQPRGIFLAERLTKILKEEYGVKEIKLGFLDITFFRDDFRRGDKTLEATKTQINFLVEDKKVVLIDDVLYTGRSINAALTAIQSFGRPLEVELLTLIDRRFSRHLPIQPNYRGRQVDAINDEKVKVMWKENDGKDIIYLINK